The nucleotide window CTTTAACCATCTCTCCAGTATCTTTTACTTCCTGGTGGTCCAGCGGCGTGGATGACATACCTGCTGCATAGTTGGTGATCACACTCAGACCAAACACACGCAAGCCGCCATGCTTTGCAACAATTGCTTCTGCAACCGTGGACATCCCAACCGCATCGGCTCCTAAAACACGTAGCATGCGGATCTCGGCAGGAGTTTCATAACTCGGTCCAGACAAGCCCGCGTAGATGCCTTCGCAAAGTTCAAAGCCAGTGTCTCCAGCAACTTTCTGCATCGTTTTACCGATTTCACGGTCGTAGATTTCAGACATATCTGGAAAGCGCACACCAAGCCTATCGTCGTTCGGTCCCATCAAAGGGTTATCGCCAGTAAGGTTTAGGTGATCAGAGATGACCATCACGTCGCCCGGCTTAAAACCTTCGTTCACTGTTCCTGCTGCATTGGTCAACAAGAGTGTCTTGATCCCAAGGTGCGCTAAAACTCGAACCGGGAAGGTCACTTCTTTCATCGAGTAACCTTCGTAATAATGCACACGGCCCTGCATCACCACGACTTCCTCGCCGCCGATGCTACCAACCACAAGCTTTCCGGCGTGGCCGCTCACACTGCTTACTGGAAAGGAAGGAATATCGCCGTAAGCAATCGAGGTTACGTTATCGAGGCCCTCGGCAAAACCGCCTAAACCTGACCCCAGAACCATTCCCAATGAACCCGTGATATTTACCTTCGAACGGATAAAATTGGCGGCTTCTTCAATTTTTTCAAAATACTCTAAATCTTCAGACATCCCAGACAGATATGCTCTCACGGGATAAAAAGCCAACCCCCGGCCCCATAATAT belongs to Deltaproteobacteria bacterium and includes:
- a CDS encoding purine-nucleoside phosphorylase, giving the protein MSEDLEYFEKIEEAANFIRSKVNITGSLGMVLGSGLGGFAEGLDNVTSIAYGDIPSFPVSSVSGHAGKLVVGSIGGEEVVVMQGRVHYYEGYSMKEVTFPVRVLAHLGIKTLLLTNAAGTVNEGFKPGDVMVISDHLNLTGDNPLMGPNDDRLGVRFPDMSEIYDREIGKTMQKVAGDTGFELCEGIYAGLSGPSYETPAEIRMLRVLGADAVGMSTVAEAIVAKHGGLRVFGLSVITNYAAGMSSTPLDHQEVKDTGEMVKERLTSFLKSLIAELA